One window from the genome of Fulvivirga lutea encodes:
- a CDS encoding ABC transporter permease encodes MLRNIIKIAYRNFIKTGLYSMLNVAGLAVGIASCLLISSYVLHETSYDTFYKDTDRMYRVNMTNIWMPEGGIMGSTVPPLALVLSSDYPEIEAALRINTMGSNIFRLENDQKMTSYYEEDILAADSNFFSFFDFELLYGDPASALIGKNKIVISEAVAIKYFGKTDVIGQELLMGQERTPLTITGVTAKQPTNAHFNFDFLLSIYSNDRIKDVENNWIWTQVVTYIKLLPGADPLQLEAKLSDLAPTHAAPVLERWGINYEEFLANKGDWLFYVQPVKDIYLNSANIGNRIGPVSDSKYMYIFSFTAIFILILAVINFINLATARATVRAKEIGIRKVLGSVRSQLVLQFISESIINCLLAGLLALGLSEFLKIGIENYLGSTFYTTSWTNLSTLLVIFFALIVLGITAGLYPAFSISAYKPVNVLKGQLRSGNKAKWFRNALVVLQFSISSVLMICTFVVYQQLQYFMEKDLGYDRENVIVLNWADKLGTHLEKFQNEVLNHPQVINASVSMDVIGRGSYEDIFGDAASGHEQPIAMMKADERQLETMKIDLKYGRFFEKGNKADERAVVINESTMELFGYTEENVLGQEIYYGGDDMGKAKVIGVVKDFNFYTLHAPIAPYIFYHINAGSGVWGNTRVLSIRTNEVNPTEVINFLENKWNAYVDNAPFDFSFLDQEYENQYRQEQQLGGLFAVFTLIAILIACLGLFGLASYVTNERAKEIGIRKVLGASVSDILSQFGSGFGKLILIAFLVAAPVAWYVMNSWLSQFIYRINIQWWVFILIGSMVISISILTVGYHSLKASFTNPTEVLNDE; translated from the coding sequence ATGTTAAGGAATATCATAAAAATAGCGTATCGAAATTTCATTAAAACTGGGCTTTACTCAATGCTCAATGTTGCCGGATTGGCGGTTGGCATTGCTTCTTGCTTGTTAATCTCAAGTTATGTATTGCATGAAACAAGTTATGATACGTTTTATAAGGATACTGATCGAATGTATCGAGTAAACATGACCAACATTTGGATGCCTGAAGGTGGAATTATGGGGTCTACTGTTCCGCCTCTTGCTTTGGTCCTTAGTTCTGATTATCCTGAAATTGAAGCTGCCTTGAGGATAAACACGATGGGAAGCAATATTTTCAGGCTAGAGAATGACCAGAAAATGACATCGTATTACGAAGAAGATATTCTTGCTGCTGATTCTAATTTCTTCTCATTTTTTGACTTTGAGTTACTTTATGGCGACCCTGCAAGTGCGCTTATTGGTAAAAATAAAATTGTAATCTCGGAGGCTGTAGCTATCAAATATTTTGGCAAAACTGATGTAATCGGTCAGGAACTGCTGATGGGTCAAGAAAGAACTCCATTGACTATTACAGGTGTGACAGCTAAACAACCCACTAATGCTCATTTTAATTTTGATTTTCTCTTATCAATCTACTCTAATGATCGAATTAAAGATGTAGAAAATAACTGGATTTGGACACAGGTTGTAACGTATATAAAATTATTGCCTGGAGCAGATCCGTTGCAGCTGGAGGCGAAGTTAAGCGATTTAGCACCAACACATGCAGCTCCCGTTTTAGAACGATGGGGCATTAACTACGAAGAATTTTTAGCGAACAAAGGCGATTGGTTGTTTTATGTACAACCTGTCAAAGACATTTACCTTAATTCAGCAAATATCGGTAATCGCATAGGACCTGTAAGTGATTCTAAGTACATGTATATATTTTCATTTACAGCTATTTTCATTCTTATTCTAGCGGTAATCAATTTTATTAATCTTGCAACAGCGCGGGCAACGGTAAGGGCAAAAGAAATAGGCATTCGAAAGGTGCTCGGCTCAGTGAGATCTCAGCTTGTTTTGCAGTTTATTTCAGAATCTATCATCAATTGTCTGCTAGCAGGGTTGTTGGCGTTAGGCCTTTCGGAGTTTCTAAAAATAGGTATAGAGAATTATCTTGGTTCAACTTTTTACACTACTAGCTGGACTAATTTATCCACTTTGTTAGTGATATTCTTCGCTTTAATTGTGCTTGGCATCACTGCTGGTTTGTACCCGGCATTTAGCATTTCGGCTTATAAACCAGTAAATGTTTTAAAAGGTCAATTACGTTCAGGCAATAAAGCCAAATGGTTCAGAAATGCATTAGTTGTTCTTCAGTTTAGTATTTCATCAGTGTTAATGATATGCACCTTTGTCGTCTATCAGCAACTCCAGTATTTTATGGAGAAAGATTTAGGCTACGATAGGGAGAATGTGATTGTGCTTAATTGGGCTGATAAATTGGGAACACATTTAGAAAAATTTCAAAATGAAGTACTGAATCACCCACAAGTTATTAATGCTTCTGTGAGTATGGATGTTATTGGCAGAGGTTCATATGAAGATATCTTTGGTGATGCTGCCTCAGGGCATGAGCAGCCCATTGCCATGATGAAAGCCGATGAAAGGCAATTGGAAACCATGAAAATTGACTTGAAATATGGTCGATTTTTTGAAAAAGGGAATAAGGCGGACGAACGCGCAGTAGTGATCAATGAATCTACCATGGAGTTGTTTGGTTACACAGAAGAGAATGTGCTCGGTCAGGAGATTTACTATGGAGGCGATGATATGGGCAAGGCAAAAGTGATAGGGGTAGTAAAAGATTTCAACTTCTATACGCTGCATGCGCCTATAGCTCCTTACATATTTTATCATATAAATGCAGGTTCAGGAGTTTGGGGTAATACCCGAGTGTTATCTATTCGCACTAATGAAGTCAATCCAACAGAAGTCATCAATTTTCTAGAAAATAAGTGGAATGCCTATGTTGATAATGCCCCATTCGACTTTAGCTTTTTAGATCAGGAGTACGAAAATCAGTATAGACAAGAACAGCAGTTGGGTGGATTATTTGCCGTATTCACGCTCATAGCCATTTTAATTGCGTGTTTAGGCTTATTTGGTTTGGCGTCTTATGTAACCAATGAAAGAGCGAAAGAAATTGGAATAAGAAAGGTCTTAGGTGCATCTGTTTCTGACATTCTCAGCCAGTTTGGTAGCGGTTTTGGCAAATTAATTTTAATTGCCTTTTTAGTAGCAGCTCCGGTAGCTTGGTATGTCATGAATAGCTGGTTGTCTCAATTTATTTATCGTATTAATATTCAATGGTGGGTTTTTATATTGATAGGTAGTATGGTTATTAGTATTTCAATACTAACCGTTGGCTATCATTCGCTTAAAGCATCATTTACCAATCCAACAGAAGTTTTAAATGATGAGTAG
- the rpsA gene encoding 30S ribosomal protein S1 — protein MAKEKAKAEEVKDETAKKTTAKKTTAKKTTKKAEPKAEKETKKATTKAEPKAEKAEAKVETVEAKKEEAPAKEEKAEKAAPKKETKKPAEKRELETPGEFDWDAFETKGFGEGYSKSKREEMASVYEDTLTTIDEKQVVEATVVGINSRDVILNIGFKSDGLVSATEFRDTPDMKVGDKVEVFIEEQENANGQLVLSRRKAKIVQAWENIQKALDEDSVIEGFVKRRTKGGLIVDIYGVEAFLPGSQIDVKPIRDFDVFVGKAMEVKVVKINYTNDNVVVSHKVLIEKDIEKQKAEILENLEKGQVLEGTIKNMTNFGVFIDLGGVDGLLHITDISWGRINHPEEVLNLDDTVKVVVLDFDEDKKRISLGMKQLTEHPWDSLDKGIDVGSKVKGKIVNVADYGAFLELQPGVEGLIHVSEMSWSQHLRNPQDFINIGDELEAVVLTLDREERKMSLGIKQLTEDPWTKQNVLTKYAVGTTHKGVVRNLTNFGLFIELEEGIDGLVHVSDLSWTKKIKHPSEFVKVGEELEVMVLELDVDNRRLALSHKHLEENPWDTFETVFTPGSTHKCTIMNINEKGATLELPYGIEGFCSAKNLVKEDGSKGEAGETLEFKVLEFSKDDKRIVLSHKAMYSAEEEKVEAPKKAAAKKSAPKAKKEEQKSTLGDLEALSALKDKMEDAKKPAPKKAAKKADKEEKSED, from the coding sequence ATGGCAAAAGAAAAAGCTAAAGCAGAAGAAGTAAAAGACGAAACTGCTAAAAAAACCACTGCTAAAAAGACAACAGCTAAAAAGACTACTAAAAAAGCTGAGCCAAAAGCAGAAAAAGAAACTAAGAAAGCTACTACTAAAGCGGAGCCAAAAGCTGAGAAGGCTGAAGCTAAAGTTGAAACAGTAGAAGCTAAAAAAGAGGAAGCACCAGCAAAAGAAGAAAAAGCTGAAAAAGCGGCTCCTAAAAAAGAAACTAAAAAACCTGCTGAAAAAAGAGAGCTAGAAACTCCAGGCGAATTTGACTGGGATGCTTTCGAAACTAAAGGATTTGGTGAGGGATACTCAAAATCGAAGCGCGAAGAAATGGCTTCTGTTTATGAAGATACTCTAACCACTATCGATGAGAAGCAAGTTGTTGAAGCTACTGTTGTAGGTATCAACTCTAGAGACGTAATATTAAACATCGGCTTTAAGTCTGATGGTTTAGTATCTGCGACTGAATTCAGAGATACTCCTGACATGAAAGTTGGTGATAAAGTGGAGGTTTTCATCGAAGAGCAGGAAAATGCAAACGGACAGTTAGTTCTTTCCAGAAGAAAGGCTAAAATCGTTCAGGCATGGGAGAATATCCAAAAAGCATTAGACGAAGATTCAGTAATTGAAGGATTCGTTAAGAGAAGAACTAAAGGTGGTTTGATTGTAGATATCTACGGAGTAGAGGCTTTCTTACCAGGTTCTCAAATAGATGTGAAGCCTATCAGAGACTTTGATGTATTTGTAGGTAAAGCAATGGAAGTGAAAGTTGTGAAAATCAACTACACTAACGATAACGTTGTTGTTTCTCACAAAGTATTGATCGAGAAAGACATCGAAAAACAAAAAGCAGAAATTCTTGAAAACCTTGAGAAAGGTCAGGTACTTGAAGGTACAATCAAGAACATGACTAACTTCGGTGTATTCATCGATCTTGGTGGTGTTGATGGTTTACTTCACATTACTGATATCTCATGGGGTAGAATTAACCACCCAGAAGAAGTATTAAACCTTGACGATACTGTAAAAGTGGTTGTTCTTGATTTCGATGAAGATAAGAAGAGAATTTCATTGGGTATGAAGCAATTAACTGAGCACCCATGGGATTCACTAGATAAAGGAATTGACGTAGGATCTAAAGTAAAAGGTAAAATCGTAAACGTTGCAGATTACGGTGCATTCCTAGAGCTTCAGCCTGGAGTAGAGGGACTTATCCACGTTTCTGAAATGTCTTGGTCTCAGCACTTGAGAAATCCTCAAGACTTCATCAACATTGGTGATGAGCTTGAAGCTGTTGTATTGACATTGGATAGAGAAGAAAGAAAAATGTCTCTTGGTATTAAGCAGTTAACTGAAGATCCTTGGACTAAACAAAACGTTCTTACTAAATACGCAGTGGGTACTACTCACAAAGGTGTGGTAAGAAACTTAACAAACTTCGGTTTATTTATTGAGCTTGAAGAAGGTATCGATGGTTTAGTACACGTTTCAGACCTTTCTTGGACTAAGAAAATTAAGCACCCATCTGAATTTGTAAAAGTAGGTGAGGAGTTAGAAGTAATGGTTCTTGAACTTGATGTAGATAACAGAAGATTGGCATTAAGCCACAAGCACTTAGAGGAGAATCCTTGGGATACATTCGAAACTGTATTCACTCCAGGATCTACTCATAAGTGTACTATCATGAACATCAATGAGAAAGGTGCTACTCTTGAGTTACCTTACGGAATTGAAGGATTCTGCTCTGCTAAAAACTTAGTAAAAGAAGACGGTTCTAAAGGTGAAGCTGGTGAGACATTAGAATTCAAAGTATTAGAATTCTCTAAAGACGATAAGCGTATCGTTCTTTCTCATAAAGCAATGTACTCTGCTGAAGAAGAAAAAGTAGAAGCTCCTAAGAAAGCTGCAGCAAAAAAATCTGCGCCAAAAGCTAAAAAAGAAGAGCAAAAATCTACACTTGGAGATCTTGAGGCACTAAGTGCGCTAAAAGATAAAATGGAAGATGCAAAGAAACCAGCTCCAAAGAAAGCAGCTAAAAAAGCTGATAAAGAAGAAAAATCTGAAGACTAA
- a CDS encoding DoxX family protein, which produces MNKYSKIISMAVRLIAAIILLQTLFFKFSGAEESIYIFTKVGMEPWGRIGSGIGELIAAVLFLIPSTIWLGALMSLGIISGAIFFHLTVLGIEVQGDGGQLFIYALLVFVCSFIALVIHRKQIPYIGSKFQG; this is translated from the coding sequence ATGAACAAATACTCCAAAATAATATCAATGGCTGTAAGACTTATTGCAGCCATTATTCTTTTGCAAACGCTCTTCTTTAAATTTTCAGGCGCTGAGGAGAGTATTTATATATTCACTAAAGTAGGTATGGAGCCGTGGGGCCGCATAGGGTCTGGTATAGGAGAGTTAATCGCTGCAGTATTGTTTTTAATCCCTTCAACCATCTGGCTGGGTGCATTAATGTCACTAGGTATTATTTCAGGAGCCATCTTTTTTCATTTAACAGTGTTGGGCATTGAAGTGCAAGGTGATGGTGGACAGCTTTTTATTTATGCACTATTGGTTTTCGTTTGCTCATTCATTGCCTTAGTAATCCATAGAAAGCAAATTCCATATATTGGTTCAAAGTTCCAGGGTTAA
- a CDS encoding TolC family protein, whose product MKRILISITTILISAGFSVAQENTLLFSEAVKIALDNNVSLKQQNNQQYVNQAQKRSSMARVAPSVNAFAQAWRVQGNQFIEQEARVVNDAETSNFYGTVDANMVLFNGMSNMNTIRQADANLEAQQHLVARTRQDVITNVSNQYLQCLLDSELLRIAQEDLKNQQTQLNQVTEMVKAGSRAKVDQYNQEATVKAAELAVLRAQIRLRRDKVTLSQTLLIDPETSFEIEQPSWSFNREELDDNTLESLYITAMSNRGDLLRAEKNVFSTKKGMAINRSAFIPTLSAYGSLNSRYSDASIPSFSDQFDANLRKEYGLRLSIPIFTGMQNNTNYVRSRVNHDNAKLDYENAKVAVKADVLNAYQNYRDASVSYDASKAQLEAAELSFRLESERYQLGVSDLVAFTQANQRYVQAKGDMAQASYTLLFQDILLQYATGTLTVDDIP is encoded by the coding sequence ATGAAAAGGATACTTATCTCAATAACAACAATTCTTATAAGTGCTGGATTTTCAGTAGCTCAAGAAAATACTCTTTTATTCTCAGAGGCCGTAAAGATTGCGTTAGATAATAATGTAAGTCTCAAGCAACAAAACAACCAACAATATGTGAACCAGGCACAAAAGCGTTCAAGTATGGCAAGAGTTGCCCCATCAGTGAATGCATTTGCTCAGGCTTGGAGAGTGCAAGGTAACCAATTCATTGAACAGGAGGCCAGAGTTGTTAATGATGCTGAGACCTCTAACTTCTATGGCACTGTGGATGCTAATATGGTTTTGTTTAATGGAATGAGTAATATGAATACCATCAGACAGGCCGATGCGAACCTTGAAGCACAGCAGCACTTGGTGGCACGAACAAGGCAAGATGTTATCACCAATGTTTCTAATCAATATCTACAATGCTTGCTAGATTCCGAATTACTTAGAATTGCGCAGGAAGATTTGAAAAACCAGCAAACACAATTAAATCAGGTTACTGAAATGGTGAAAGCCGGAAGTAGAGCGAAAGTAGATCAGTATAATCAGGAAGCAACTGTAAAAGCAGCAGAACTGGCAGTGCTAAGAGCGCAGATTAGGTTAAGGAGAGATAAGGTAACCCTCTCTCAAACATTATTAATTGATCCTGAGACTTCTTTTGAAATTGAACAACCAAGCTGGTCATTTAATCGCGAAGAGCTCGATGATAATACTTTAGAAAGCTTATATATTACCGCCATGAGCAATAGAGGAGATTTGCTTAGAGCAGAAAAAAATGTGTTTTCAACTAAAAAAGGAATGGCCATTAATAGATCTGCATTCATACCTACACTATCGGCTTATGGTAGTTTAAATTCACGCTACAGTGACGCATCAATACCAAGTTTTTCAGATCAATTTGATGCTAACCTCAGAAAAGAGTATGGGTTGAGACTTAGTATTCCAATTTTTACCGGAATGCAAAATAATACCAACTATGTAAGATCAAGAGTAAATCATGATAATGCTAAACTCGATTATGAAAATGCAAAAGTTGCTGTTAAAGCGGATGTTTTAAATGCTTACCAAAATTATCGTGATGCTTCTGTTAGTTATGATGCATCTAAAGCACAGTTAGAAGCAGCTGAACTATCCTTTAGATTGGAAAGTGAGAGATATCAGCTTGGAGTATCTGATTTAGTGGCGTTTACACAGGCTAACCAAAGGTACGTGCAGGCAAAAGGGGATATGGCACAAGCTAGCTATACATTGTTATTTCAAGACATCTTGCTTCAATATGCAACAGGTACGCTAACTGTAGACGATATTCCGTAA
- a CDS encoding tetratricopeptide repeat-containing sensor histidine kinase, translating into MKKLIYYILWFSLCFNCEFLQANKLDSLKNALATAESDSAKSYILIDLAKRVYASDLDQARDYCLQALDVSVASGQMNPFANAHNILGLYHESKSNFTKAHEYLTSGVVVAQEIGDSLLVSKFYNNLGLVYKNTGRLQLAVEYYIKSQKIAEQYGTSVDEAASFNNLAIVYKLLGDYSYSRVYTRKAYDIFKQDGDSVGMSAALNNLGLNFKDSKSYDSALFYLRQSLDIKEAINYKKGVVSSLYNIGELYLEVGLVNESLEYFDRSLKLAREEGIKRHIAKAYHHKANALLQLNRIDDAIENYEQSLKINHEVGVPIETKEDYKMLAESYEIKGDFNQAYSYLSKALAIEDSLFDSQMGEAVTKLRFEYDLDAKNREIENLRSKEAQSQLQLEKDRLIYYFSSAAILFMVILTVILYQSNKRQRKANIKIDIQKDELERAHSLISQKNEQLASQNRDLEEEVKLRTEELDKLLKEFDLFVYKSAHDLRNPVAQILGIYNLLKIDKDNPELLDKLKNTAELMDRLLSKLSTIHIIRNKEIDYRWVSIEKLVHQLMEKHESDNALTNIKMQVINSDDVQFKSDKEMMLNLLDELISNSIKYRNENAKLKVTIALELSAEGVRLLFSDNGTGIEIEHQPSVFDMFYRANAASKGHGLGLYQVLVIVRKLNGKIELVKSDKNGTQFEILLETETKSNTKVSDIDQF; encoded by the coding sequence ATGAAAAAACTGATATACTATATTCTGTGGTTCTCCCTATGCTTCAACTGCGAGTTTTTACAAGCTAATAAACTTGATAGCTTAAAGAATGCTTTAGCAACTGCTGAATCTGATTCTGCTAAATCCTACATTCTCATAGATTTGGCAAAAAGAGTTTATGCCTCAGACCTCGATCAAGCCAGAGACTATTGCCTTCAGGCACTGGATGTATCAGTAGCTTCAGGTCAGATGAACCCTTTTGCTAATGCGCATAACATTTTAGGATTATATCACGAAAGTAAAAGCAACTTTACAAAAGCGCATGAATATTTGACTTCCGGGGTGGTAGTGGCTCAGGAAATAGGAGATTCCCTGCTGGTATCCAAGTTTTATAATAATCTGGGCCTCGTTTACAAAAATACCGGCAGGTTACAGTTGGCTGTAGAGTACTACATTAAATCACAAAAAATTGCCGAACAGTATGGCACTTCTGTAGATGAAGCTGCATCGTTTAACAATCTGGCCATTGTCTACAAACTACTTGGCGATTATAGTTATTCGCGAGTTTATACGCGCAAAGCCTATGATATATTTAAACAAGATGGCGATAGTGTAGGTATGTCGGCAGCTTTAAATAATCTGGGCCTCAATTTTAAAGACAGTAAATCGTACGATTCTGCACTATTTTATTTGAGACAATCACTAGACATAAAAGAGGCCATTAACTACAAAAAAGGGGTAGTTTCTTCGCTCTATAATATTGGAGAATTATACCTCGAGGTAGGCCTGGTCAATGAGTCATTAGAATATTTTGATCGATCATTAAAGCTGGCCAGAGAAGAAGGTATCAAACGCCATATAGCTAAAGCTTACCATCACAAAGCAAATGCACTGCTCCAGCTCAATAGAATAGATGATGCTATCGAGAACTATGAACAATCCCTTAAAATCAACCATGAAGTGGGTGTTCCAATAGAAACGAAAGAAGACTATAAAATGCTCGCTGAAAGCTATGAAATCAAAGGTGATTTTAATCAGGCATATTCCTACTTATCGAAAGCGCTGGCTATCGAAGACTCTCTGTTTGACAGCCAAATGGGCGAGGCGGTAACCAAACTCAGGTTTGAGTATGATCTCGATGCTAAAAATCGGGAAATTGAGAATTTAAGATCTAAAGAAGCACAATCGCAACTGCAGCTGGAAAAGGATCGATTAATTTATTACTTCTCCTCGGCAGCCATACTTTTTATGGTGATTTTAACTGTGATTCTATATCAAAGTAATAAGCGGCAAAGAAAGGCCAATATTAAAATAGACATCCAAAAAGATGAGTTGGAAAGGGCGCATTCCCTGATCAGCCAAAAAAACGAACAACTAGCTAGTCAGAATAGAGACCTCGAAGAAGAGGTAAAACTAAGAACAGAAGAGTTAGATAAACTTCTAAAAGAATTTGATTTGTTCGTCTATAAGTCAGCACACGACTTGAGAAACCCAGTAGCTCAAATTCTTGGTATTTATAACCTTCTCAAAATTGATAAAGATAATCCTGAACTGTTAGATAAGTTAAAAAATACAGCAGAATTGATGGATAGACTGCTTTCTAAGCTTAGTACCATTCATATTATAAGAAATAAAGAAATTGACTACCGTTGGGTATCAATAGAAAAGTTAGTGCATCAACTAATGGAAAAGCATGAATCGGATAATGCGCTGACGAATATTAAAATGCAGGTCATCAATTCTGACGATGTACAGTTTAAGAGCGACAAAGAAATGATGCTCAATTTATTGGATGAACTAATTTCCAATTCGATAAAATATAGAAATGAGAATGCTAAGCTTAAGGTTACAATAGCCTTGGAATTGAGTGCTGAGGGAGTAAGACTTCTATTTTCAGATAACGGAACAGGTATTGAAATCGAACATCAACCAAGTGTATTTGATATGTTTTACAGAGCCAATGCGGCTTCTAAAGGACATGGCCTGGGTCTGTATCAGGTACTAGTTATTGTTAGAAAGTTAAACGGCAAGATAGAGCTCGTAAAGTCAGATAAGAATGGTACTCAATTTGAAATTTTGCTGGAAACAGAAACTAAGAGTAATACGAAAGTCTCCGATATCGACCAGTTTTAG
- a CDS encoding pyridoxal-phosphate dependent enzyme, whose protein sequence is MYYNSIIETIGNTPLVRLNSVNKGIKGTILVKVEYFNPGHSIKDRMAVKMIELAEERGDLKPGGTIIECTSGNTGMGLALAACCKGYKCIFTLADKQSKEKIDALRALGAEIHVCPTNVAPDDPRSYYSVARRKHEETPNSIFVNQYDNPGNAIAHYETTGPEIWEQTEGKITHYAVGVGTGGTVSGVSKYLKEQNPNVYTVGIDSYGSVFKKYKETGIFDENEIYSYLTEGIGEDILPKNVDFSVIDEFIKVTDKDGALMTRRLAKEEGLFVGWSAGSAVHGALEYAKENLKEDDMMVIILHDHGTRYLGKVFNDDWMKDHGFLDSSDFGTAKSIVDQRNGSDQLFTVSKDLTVGEAIKLLTKEGIDQIPVVNDNNFVGSVSTTRLLEQLIDNPEIKSNKVEEIMDEPMPFVAMDNTLDVLSSMINKTNRALLVRDSAHKVHIITHHDILQAMSN, encoded by the coding sequence ATGTATTACAATTCAATAATCGAAACCATTGGCAATACGCCATTAGTTAGACTTAACAGTGTTAATAAGGGAATTAAAGGCACTATACTTGTTAAGGTGGAGTATTTCAATCCTGGCCATTCAATTAAAGACAGAATGGCTGTGAAAATGATCGAATTGGCTGAAGAGCGTGGTGACCTGAAACCTGGTGGAACTATTATTGAATGTACTTCTGGTAATACAGGAATGGGGCTGGCATTGGCAGCCTGTTGCAAAGGATACAAATGTATATTCACCCTTGCCGATAAGCAGTCAAAAGAGAAAATTGATGCTTTGAGAGCGTTGGGTGCAGAAATTCACGTTTGCCCAACCAATGTTGCTCCAGATGATCCAAGGTCTTACTATTCTGTTGCAAGAAGAAAACATGAAGAAACGCCTAATTCAATTTTTGTTAACCAGTATGACAACCCGGGTAATGCAATAGCTCATTATGAAACAACTGGTCCTGAAATTTGGGAACAAACAGAAGGCAAGATTACCCATTATGCTGTTGGCGTTGGAACTGGTGGAACAGTAAGTGGAGTTAGCAAGTATCTAAAAGAGCAGAACCCTAATGTATATACTGTAGGGATAGATTCTTATGGCTCTGTATTTAAAAAATATAAGGAGACTGGAATTTTCGATGAGAATGAAATCTATTCATATCTTACTGAGGGTATTGGAGAAGATATTCTTCCTAAAAATGTTGATTTCAGTGTAATTGATGAGTTTATAAAAGTAACCGACAAAGATGGTGCTTTAATGACCAGAAGGTTGGCGAAAGAAGAAGGATTATTTGTAGGTTGGTCAGCGGGATCAGCAGTGCATGGAGCGCTGGAATATGCCAAAGAGAATTTGAAGGAGGATGATATGATGGTGATCATACTGCATGATCATGGCACTCGATATCTTGGTAAAGTATTCAATGATGACTGGATGAAGGATCACGGATTTCTTGATTCTAGTGATTTCGGTACCGCAAAGTCAATTGTAGATCAAAGAAATGGCTCTGATCAGTTGTTCACTGTAAGTAAAGACCTGACAGTTGGTGAGGCGATTAAATTACTAACCAAAGAAGGTATAGATCAAATACCAGTCGTTAATGATAATAATTTTGTGGGTAGTGTATCAACAACCAGGCTGTTGGAACAATTGATTGATAATCCAGAGATCAAATCTAATAAAGTAGAAGAAATCATGGATGAGCCAATGCCATTTGTAGCAATGGATAATACATTGGATGTTTTATCTTCCATGATAAATAAGACAAATCGTGCACTTTTAGTAAGAGATAGTGCACACAAAGTGCATATTATTACACATCACGATATCCTTCAGGCGATGAGTAATTAA
- a CDS encoding ABC transporter ATP-binding protein, whose product MIKLKNVDKYVDSRFQRTFILKGVDLEVKEGEFVTIMGPSGAGKSSIMNIIGMLDEPSQGEYYFYDEPVHKMKERKKSEMHKHHIGFIFQAYHLIDELTVYENIETPLLYKGVKGSERKSMVAEMLDRFQMVAKKDLFPEQLSGGQQQLVGVARAIIGQPKLLLADEPTGNLHSEQGEEIMDIFKKLNDEGMTIIQVTHSEKNAEYGNRTIRLVDGAIVSDERKEKVGS is encoded by the coding sequence ATGATAAAACTTAAGAATGTCGACAAATATGTCGATAGCAGATTTCAGAGAACATTCATCTTAAAAGGCGTAGACCTGGAGGTAAAAGAAGGTGAATTTGTTACTATCATGGGGCCGAGCGGGGCAGGTAAATCATCGATCATGAACATCATTGGCATGCTGGATGAGCCATCACAAGGAGAGTATTACTTCTACGATGAGCCGGTTCATAAAATGAAAGAGCGTAAGAAATCAGAAATGCACAAGCATCATATAGGTTTCATCTTTCAGGCGTATCATCTCATTGATGAACTTACAGTGTATGAAAACATTGAAACCCCATTGCTCTATAAAGGAGTAAAAGGCTCTGAAAGAAAAAGCATGGTGGCCGAAATGTTAGATAGATTTCAAATGGTAGCCAAGAAAGACTTGTTCCCTGAGCAACTTTCTGGTGGACAGCAGCAGTTGGTAGGTGTGGCAAGAGCTATTATCGGCCAGCCAAAACTTTTATTGGCAGACGAGCCAACAGGTAATTTACATTCCGAGCAAGGCGAAGAAATCATGGACATTTTTAAGAAGTTAAATGATGAAGGCATGACCATTATTCAGGTAACGCATTCCGAAAAGAATGCAGAATATGGTAATAGAACCATCAGGCTTGTAGATGGCGCCATCGTTTCCGATGAAAGAAAAGAAAAAGTAGGAAGTTAA